One Kitasatospora sp. NBC_01266 genomic window carries:
- a CDS encoding phytanoyl-CoA dioxygenase family protein, with translation MCAAVLTDDQIERFVTEGFVHLPEAFPRALADECRAFLWRETGLDPDDPVSWTQPVVRLFSYADAPFQRAATTPRLHAAFDQLVGPGNWTPRLGLGTFPIRFPHPADPGDAGWHMDGSFTPPGEDGYWLNLRSRDRALLMLFLFSDVGTDDAPTRIKVGSHLDVPPFLEPYGERGANLFEVCTAMDEAGRLDSPDRPQALATGRAGDVYLCHPFLIHGAQPHRGTVPRFMAQPPLLSTAPLDLDRTDGAHTPVARAVRLGLGLGPS, from the coding sequence ATGTGTGCCGCCGTCCTGACCGACGACCAGATCGAGCGCTTCGTCACCGAAGGCTTCGTCCACCTCCCCGAGGCGTTCCCGCGCGCCCTCGCCGATGAGTGCCGCGCCTTCCTCTGGCGCGAGACGGGCCTGGACCCCGACGACCCGGTCAGCTGGACGCAGCCCGTCGTCCGCCTCTTCAGCTACGCGGACGCCCCCTTCCAGCGGGCCGCCACCACCCCGCGCCTGCACGCCGCCTTCGACCAGCTCGTCGGCCCGGGCAACTGGACGCCGCGGCTCGGGCTCGGCACGTTCCCGATCCGCTTCCCGCACCCGGCGGACCCGGGGGACGCCGGGTGGCACATGGACGGCAGCTTCACCCCGCCCGGCGAGGACGGCTACTGGCTCAACCTCCGCTCGCGGGACCGGGCGCTGCTGATGCTCTTCCTCTTCTCGGACGTCGGCACCGACGACGCGCCGACCCGGATCAAGGTGGGCTCGCACCTGGACGTGCCGCCGTTCCTGGAGCCGTACGGGGAGCGCGGCGCCAACCTCTTCGAGGTCTGCACCGCCATGGACGAGGCCGGCCGGCTCGACTCCCCCGACCGCCCGCAGGCGCTCGCCACCGGCCGGGCCGGCGACGTCTACCTCTGCCACCCGTTCCTGATCCACGGCGCCCAGCCGCACCGGGGCACCGTCCCGCGCTTCATGGCCCAGCCGCCGCTGCTGTCCACCGCTCCGCTCGACCTGGACCGCACGGACGGCGCGCACACCCCCGTGGCCCGCGCCGTCCGACTCGGACTCGGCCTCGGCCCTTCGTAG
- a CDS encoding beta-glucanase: protein MAIVFDADFGSTEQWVAGRTSAYPNMGPTNRADHKLDQLNGAYCPSGQFTATRSWFGYRWSCNLLTTEGSPQGFQLRAGDTLHARVTLPTGIGAWPAIWTWRDGGNEVDIFEYHPDHPGLLEVTNHVSGGSYYWDGTAAGVAPGATIDLSTTIGADSVDWYAGDTRIYSDGMGVGDDWSAYLIVNLSVSDGTYHPAPPFFGPRRLSWTCLSLQVER, encoded by the coding sequence ATGGCGATCGTCTTCGACGCGGACTTCGGTTCGACCGAGCAGTGGGTGGCCGGGCGCACCAGCGCCTATCCGAACATGGGCCCGACCAACCGGGCCGACCACAAACTCGACCAGCTCAACGGGGCCTACTGCCCGAGCGGCCAATTCACCGCCACCCGAAGCTGGTTCGGCTACCGCTGGAGCTGCAACCTGCTCACCACCGAGGGCAGCCCGCAGGGCTTCCAGCTGCGGGCCGGCGACACCCTGCACGCCCGGGTCACGCTGCCCACCGGCATCGGCGCCTGGCCGGCCATCTGGACCTGGCGGGACGGCGGCAACGAGGTCGACATCTTCGAGTACCACCCCGACCACCCGGGCCTGCTGGAGGTCACCAACCACGTCAGCGGCGGCTCCTACTACTGGGACGGCACCGCCGCCGGCGTCGCCCCGGGCGCCACCATCGACCTCAGCACCACCATCGGCGCCGACTCCGTCGACTGGTACGCGGGCGACACCCGGATCTACTCCGACGGCATGGGGGTGGGCGACGACTGGTCGGCCTACCTGATCGTCAACCTCTCGGTGTCGGACGGCACTTACCACCCGGCCCCACCCTTCTTCGGGCCCCGCCGGCTGAGCTGGACCTGCCTGAGCCTGCAGGTGGAGCGCTGA
- a CDS encoding AbrB/MazE/SpoVT family DNA-binding domain-containing protein → MADPKRRRRPHLISTPLRKNGEVTIPQDIRKQLELQEGDHLVVAVEDGRIVMTPASVIPEDQAWFWTPEWQAKEQEVEEDLARGKRGTVFEDGEAFLRHLADDAGLDPAEIKRRADG, encoded by the coding sequence ATGGCTGACCCGAAGCGTCGACGTCGCCCACACCTGATCTCCACTCCGCTCCGCAAGAACGGCGAGGTGACGATCCCGCAGGACATCAGGAAACAACTGGAGCTTCAGGAGGGCGACCACTTGGTGGTGGCCGTCGAGGACGGCCGGATCGTCATGACTCCGGCCTCCGTGATCCCGGAGGATCAAGCCTGGTTCTGGACGCCCGAGTGGCAGGCCAAGGAGCAGGAGGTGGAGGAGGACCTGGCCCGAGGCAAGCGGGGCACGGTCTTCGAAGACGGCGAAGCCTTCCTCCGGCACTTGGCGGACGACGCCGGGCTCGACCCCGCAGAAATCAAACGCCGTGCCGACGGATGA
- a CDS encoding thymidine phosphorylase: MDVISVITAKRDRRELTDDQIDWVIDAYTRGVVADEQMSALAMAILLNGMNLREISRWTDAMIRSGVRMDFAALGVPTADKHSTGGVGDKITLPLAPLVAACGAAVPQLSGRGLGHTGGTLDKLESIPGWRALLSNDEMMHVLRESGAVICAAGDGLAPADKKLYALRDVTGTVEAIPLIASSIMSKKIAEGTGALVLDVKVGSGAFMKNLADAQELARTMVGLGRNAGVNTVALLTDMSTPLGLTAGNALEVRESLEVLAGGGPADVVELTVALAREMLKAAGVHGKDPAEALKDGSAMDHWRRLISAQGGDVDAPLPVAKEQHVIPAPAGGVLTALDAYAVGVCAWRLGAGRARKEDPVQAGAGVEMHAKPGDVVTAGQPLLTLHTDTPERFEYAIEALTGGVEVSPLGTEYTRTPLVLDRIG, translated from the coding sequence ATGGACGTCATCTCCGTCATCACCGCCAAGCGCGACCGCCGCGAGCTGACCGATGATCAGATCGACTGGGTGATCGACGCCTACACCCGCGGCGTGGTGGCCGACGAGCAGATGTCCGCGCTGGCGATGGCCATCCTGCTGAACGGGATGAACCTGCGCGAGATCAGCCGCTGGACCGACGCGATGATCCGCTCCGGTGTCCGGATGGACTTCGCCGCGCTGGGCGTACCCACCGCCGACAAGCACTCCACCGGTGGCGTCGGCGACAAGATCACCCTGCCGCTGGCCCCCCTGGTCGCCGCCTGCGGCGCTGCCGTTCCGCAGCTGTCCGGGCGCGGCCTGGGCCACACCGGCGGCACCCTGGACAAGCTGGAGTCCATCCCCGGCTGGCGCGCGCTGCTCTCCAACGACGAGATGATGCACGTGCTGCGCGAGTCCGGTGCGGTGATCTGCGCGGCCGGTGACGGCCTGGCCCCCGCCGACAAGAAGCTCTACGCGCTGCGCGACGTCACCGGCACCGTCGAGGCGATCCCGCTGATCGCCTCCTCGATCATGTCCAAGAAGATCGCCGAGGGCACCGGCGCCCTGGTGCTCGACGTGAAGGTCGGCTCCGGCGCCTTCATGAAGAACCTGGCCGACGCCCAGGAGCTGGCCCGCACCATGGTGGGCCTGGGGCGCAACGCCGGCGTCAACACCGTCGCGCTGCTCACCGACATGTCGACCCCGCTCGGCCTCACCGCCGGCAACGCCCTCGAGGTGCGCGAGTCCCTCGAGGTGCTGGCCGGCGGCGGCCCGGCGGACGTGGTGGAGCTGACCGTCGCACTGGCCCGCGAGATGCTCAAGGCCGCCGGCGTGCACGGCAAGGACCCGGCCGAGGCCCTCAAGGACGGCTCCGCGATGGACCACTGGCGCCGCCTGATCTCCGCCCAGGGCGGCGACGTGGACGCCCCGCTCCCGGTCGCCAAGGAGCAGCACGTGATCCCGGCCCCGGCCGGCGGCGTGCTGACCGCCCTGGACGCCTACGCGGTGGGCGTCTGCGCCTGGCGCCTGGGCGCCGGCCGGGCCCGCAAGGAGGACCCGGTGCAGGCCGGTGCCGGCGTGGAGATGCACGCCAAGCCCGGTGACGTGGTGACCGCCGGCCAGCCGCTGCTCACCCTGCACACCGACACCCCCGAGCGCTTCGAGTACGCCATCGAGGCGCTGACGGGCGGCGTCGAGGTCTCGCCGCTGGGCACCGAGTACACCCGCACGCCGCTGGTGCTGGACCGGATCGGCTGA
- a CDS encoding cytidine deaminase, which yields MTAPQVAEIDWDALRAAARDAMSRAYAPYSKYPVGAAALVDDGRVVSGCNVENASYGLGLCAECGLVSALYASGGGRLVAFACVDGAGQALMPCGRCRQLLYEHGGPELLVDLPSGIKTMAEVLPDAFGPERL from the coding sequence GTGACGGCCCCCCAGGTCGCCGAGATCGACTGGGACGCGCTGCGCGCGGCGGCCCGGGACGCGATGTCCCGGGCGTACGCCCCGTACAGCAAGTACCCGGTGGGCGCGGCCGCGCTGGTCGACGACGGCCGCGTGGTCAGCGGCTGCAACGTGGAGAACGCCTCCTACGGCCTGGGCCTGTGCGCCGAGTGCGGGCTGGTCTCGGCGCTCTACGCGAGCGGGGGCGGCCGGCTGGTCGCCTTCGCCTGCGTGGACGGTGCCGGGCAGGCGCTGATGCCGTGCGGGCGCTGCCGCCAACTGCTCTACGAGCACGGCGGACCGGAGTTGCTGGTGGACCTGCCGTCCGGGATCAAGACGATGGCGGAGGTCCTGCCGGACGCCTTCGGCCCGGAGCGGTTGTAG
- a CDS encoding ABC transporter permease, which translates to MSTVTESRPKPAAKAAGKRGKLSLPVILLLVAGAILLFAIVGAATGNHSLTSSSQITAAIGAAVPIGMAGLGGLWAERAGVVNIGLEGMMVAGTFAGAWAGYLVNPWVGLLAAIAAGAFAGLLHAVITVGFGVDHIVAGVGINLLIPGICLYINRIYYTAYQSAGAGAGQSPPTPGLPSLTVPGLSSWLSTVEGHHWFFVSDVAGVLGGLVSNLSVVTLLAAALLVGSYFVLWRTSFGLRLRSCGENPTAAESLGVNVYKYKYIAVIASGGFAGLGGAYLSMVAASIYHDGQTGGRGYIGLAAMIFGNWLPGGLATGAALFGFTDSLQLRDPDSVHVLLLVIALILALLALWQGYRRKLVPAVVSLVAAAGMAAWYAATDAVPRPLIVASPYIITLVVLAMSSQRLRPPKADGQIYRKGQGK; encoded by the coding sequence ATGAGCACCGTGACTGAGTCCCGTCCGAAGCCGGCCGCCAAGGCCGCCGGCAAGCGCGGCAAGCTGTCGCTGCCGGTCATCCTGCTGCTGGTCGCCGGCGCGATCCTGCTCTTCGCGATCGTCGGTGCTGCCACCGGCAACCACTCGCTGACCTCCTCCAGCCAGATCACCGCCGCGATCGGCGCGGCCGTGCCGATCGGCATGGCCGGTCTCGGCGGCCTCTGGGCCGAGCGGGCCGGTGTGGTCAACATCGGCCTCGAGGGCATGATGGTGGCCGGCACCTTCGCCGGTGCCTGGGCGGGCTACCTGGTCAACCCGTGGGTCGGCCTGCTGGCCGCGATCGCCGCCGGCGCCTTCGCCGGTCTGCTGCACGCCGTGATCACGGTCGGTTTCGGCGTGGACCACATCGTCGCCGGTGTCGGTATCAACCTGCTGATCCCGGGTATCTGCCTGTACATCAACCGGATCTACTACACCGCCTACCAGAGCGCGGGCGCCGGCGCCGGCCAGTCCCCGCCCACCCCGGGGCTGCCGAGCCTGACCGTGCCCGGCCTCTCCTCCTGGCTGTCGACCGTCGAGGGCCACCACTGGTTCTTCGTCTCGGACGTGGCGGGCGTGCTCGGCGGCCTGGTCAGCAACCTCTCGGTGGTCACCCTGCTGGCGGCCGCGCTGCTGGTCGGCAGCTACTTCGTGCTCTGGCGCACCAGCTTCGGCCTGCGTCTGCGCTCCTGCGGTGAGAACCCGACCGCGGCCGAGTCGCTGGGCGTCAACGTCTACAAGTACAAGTACATCGCGGTGATCGCCTCCGGCGGCTTCGCCGGTCTCGGTGGCGCCTACCTCTCGATGGTCGCCGCCAGCATCTACCACGACGGCCAGACCGGCGGTCGCGGCTACATCGGTCTCGCCGCGATGATCTTCGGCAACTGGCTGCCGGGCGGCCTGGCCACCGGTGCGGCGCTGTTCGGCTTCACCGACAGCCTCCAGCTGCGCGACCCCGACTCGGTGCACGTGCTGCTGCTGGTGATCGCGCTGATCCTGGCGCTGCTGGCGCTCTGGCAGGGCTACCGGCGCAAGCTGGTCCCGGCCGTGGTCAGCCTGGTCGCCGCCGCCGGCATGGCCGCCTGGTACGCGGCCACCGACGCGGTGCCGCGTCCGCTGATCGTGGCCTCGCCGTACATCATCACCCTGGTGGTGCTGGCGATGTCCTCGCAGCGGCTGCGTCCGCCGAAGGCCGACGGTCAGATCTACCGCAAGGGCCAGGGCAAGTGA
- a CDS encoding ABC transporter permease gives MSTTTHPAQRGFFQRIDREKLGLAIAAPVLAVITAVLLCSVLLGVAGYSPFQAFHVMTNYGFASDGQVAILNKATTYYLAGIAVAFGFRMNLFNIGADGQYQLAALFAAYIGGQLNLPSFIQIPLLLIVAMLVGGLWAGVAGVLKVTRGVSEVISTIMLNAITTAVIGMLLVPGIFVPSTGGGVSNTVQTKMMSNSSNFFTFSTQGGQLYGFLIVAVLLGVLFQWVLSRTRFGFDLRATGRSESAAAASGVNVKRMVLTSMCVSGALAGLIGMPDLLTYSHYFGQNFQAGIGFTGIAIALLGRNTPLGIGIASLLWAFMDASAPLLSVQNFPPEIINVMEGTIVICVVVAYELVRRYGIKRQQQRVGAQLAAAAVAAAAKKEVAA, from the coding sequence ATGAGTACCACCACGCACCCCGCGCAGCGGGGGTTCTTCCAGCGGATCGACCGCGAGAAGCTCGGCCTGGCCATCGCCGCTCCGGTGCTGGCCGTGATCACCGCCGTGCTGCTCTGCTCGGTGCTGCTGGGCGTCGCCGGGTACAGCCCGTTCCAGGCGTTCCACGTCATGACGAACTACGGGTTCGCCTCCGACGGGCAGGTGGCGATCCTCAACAAGGCCACCACCTACTACCTCGCCGGCATCGCGGTCGCCTTCGGCTTCCGGATGAACCTGTTCAACATCGGCGCGGACGGCCAGTACCAGCTGGCGGCGCTCTTCGCCGCGTACATCGGCGGGCAGCTGAACCTGCCGTCGTTCATCCAGATCCCGCTGCTGCTGATCGTCGCCATGCTGGTCGGCGGCCTCTGGGCGGGCGTCGCCGGTGTCCTCAAGGTCACCCGCGGGGTCAGCGAGGTCATCTCGACGATCATGCTGAACGCGATCACCACCGCGGTGATCGGCATGCTGCTGGTGCCGGGCATCTTCGTGCCGAGCACCGGTGGCGGGGTCAGCAACACCGTGCAGACCAAGATGATGTCCAACTCCAGCAACTTCTTCACCTTCAGCACCCAGGGCGGCCAGCTCTACGGCTTCCTGATCGTGGCGGTGCTGCTCGGGGTGCTGTTCCAGTGGGTGCTCAGCCGGACCCGGTTCGGCTTCGACCTGCGGGCCACCGGCCGTTCCGAGAGCGCCGCTGCCGCGAGCGGCGTCAACGTCAAGCGCATGGTGCTGACCAGCATGTGCGTCTCCGGCGCGCTGGCCGGTCTGATCGGCATGCCCGACCTGCTGACCTACTCGCACTACTTCGGCCAGAACTTCCAGGCCGGCATCGGCTTCACCGGCATCGCGATCGCGCTGCTCGGCCGCAACACCCCGCTGGGCATCGGCATCGCCTCGCTGCTCTGGGCGTTCATGGACGCTTCCGCCCCGCTGCTGTCGGTGCAGAACTTCCCGCCGGAGATCATCAACGTCATGGAAGGCACCATCGTGATCTGCGTGGTGGTCGCCTACGAGCTGGTGCGCCGCTACGGCATCAAGCGCCAGCAGCAGCGGGTCGGCGCCCAGTTGGCCGCTGCCGCCGTTGCCGCCGCCGCGAAGAAGGAGGTTGCGGCATGA
- a CDS encoding ABC transporter ATP-binding protein yields the protein MGSATVAVELRGITKRFPGVVANHDINLTVNTGTVHALMGENGAGKSTLMKILYGMQRPDEGSIAINGELCEFATPGDAIARGIGMVHQHFMLADNLTVLENVVLGGEKLHGIGAKAKAKIKEISDQYGLNVRPDALVEDLGVADRQRVEILKVLYRGARILILDEPTAVLVPQEVDALFGNLRELKAEGVTVIFISHKLHEVLSVADAITVIRRGTTVGDADPQAVTARELAELMVGSELPSPESRESTVTDVQMLKLENLRIAKADAEGIERVVLDDISMTIHKGEILGLAGVEGNGQAELVEAIVGMLPLDAGMVMLDGQDLTAMLTRSRREAGIGYIPEDRHRHGLLLEAPLWENRILGHVTEAPNAKGILIDPAAAKRDTQRIVEQYDVRTPGIDVTAASLSGGNQQKLIVGREMSHQPKLLIAAHPTRGVDVGAQAQIWEHIRVAQREGLAVLLISADLDELIGLSDTIKVIYRGRLVADADPATVTAEDLGTAMTGAAAGRIESDGAAAAAEVAEPAEVAEPAEAVEATETAVADEPAEAVVAAVAAVAADAVDAPAGDADTTDTAAVDAQAGE from the coding sequence ATGGGATCGGCGACCGTGGCCGTCGAACTGCGCGGCATCACCAAGCGCTTCCCCGGCGTCGTGGCCAACCACGACATCAACCTCACCGTGAACACCGGCACCGTCCACGCCCTGATGGGTGAGAACGGCGCCGGCAAGTCCACGCTGATGAAGATCCTGTACGGCATGCAGCGGCCGGACGAGGGCAGCATCGCGATCAACGGCGAGCTGTGCGAGTTCGCCACCCCCGGCGACGCCATCGCCCGCGGCATCGGCATGGTCCACCAGCACTTCATGCTGGCCGACAACCTGACCGTGCTGGAGAACGTCGTGCTCGGCGGCGAGAAGCTGCACGGCATCGGCGCCAAGGCCAAGGCGAAGATCAAGGAGATCTCCGACCAGTACGGCCTGAACGTGCGCCCCGACGCCCTGGTCGAGGACCTCGGTGTGGCGGACCGCCAGCGGGTCGAGATCCTCAAGGTGCTCTACCGCGGCGCCCGGATCCTGATCCTGGACGAGCCGACCGCCGTGCTGGTCCCGCAGGAGGTCGACGCGCTCTTCGGCAACCTGCGCGAGCTCAAGGCCGAGGGCGTCACCGTCATCTTCATCTCGCACAAGCTGCACGAGGTGCTCTCGGTGGCCGACGCGATCACCGTGATCCGTCGCGGCACCACGGTCGGCGACGCCGACCCGCAGGCAGTGACGGCGCGTGAGCTCGCCGAGCTGATGGTCGGCAGCGAGCTGCCCTCGCCGGAGAGCCGCGAGTCCACCGTCACCGACGTGCAGATGCTCAAGCTCGAGAACCTGCGGATCGCCAAGGCCGACGCCGAGGGCATCGAGCGCGTCGTGCTGGACGACATCTCGATGACCATCCACAAGGGCGAGATCCTCGGCCTCGCGGGTGTCGAGGGCAACGGCCAGGCCGAACTGGTCGAGGCCATCGTGGGCATGCTCCCGCTGGACGCCGGCATGGTGATGCTGGACGGCCAGGACCTCACCGCGATGCTGACCCGCTCCCGCCGCGAGGCCGGCATCGGCTACATCCCCGAGGACCGGCACCGCCACGGCCTGCTGCTGGAAGCGCCGCTCTGGGAGAACCGGATCCTCGGCCACGTCACCGAGGCGCCCAACGCCAAGGGCATCCTGATCGACCCGGCGGCCGCCAAGCGCGACACCCAGCGGATCGTCGAGCAGTACGACGTCCGCACCCCGGGCATCGACGTCACCGCGGCCTCGCTCTCCGGCGGCAACCAGCAGAAGCTGATCGTCGGCCGCGAGATGAGCCACCAGCCCAAGCTGCTGATCGCCGCGCACCCCACCCGCGGGGTGGACGTCGGCGCGCAGGCGCAGATCTGGGAGCACATCCGGGTCGCCCAGCGCGAGGGCCTGGCGGTGCTGCTGATCTCCGCGGACCTGGACGAGCTGATCGGTCTCTCCGACACGATCAAGGTGATCTACCGCGGTCGCCTGGTCGCGGACGCCGACCCGGCCACCGTCACCGCCGAGGACCTGGGCACCGCGATGACCGGTGCCGCCGCCGGCCGCATCGAGTCCGACGGCGCCGCCGCTGCCGCCGAGGTCGCTGAGCCTGCCGAGGTCGCTGAGCCTGCTGAGGCCGTCGAGGCCACTGAGACCGCTGTGGCTGATGAGCCTGCCGAGGCTGTCGTGGCCGCTGTGGCCGCTGTGGCCGCTGACGCCGTCGACGCCCCGGCCGGGGACGCCGACACCACCGACACCGCTGCGGTCGACGCGCAGGCGGGGGAGTGA
- a CDS encoding BMP family lipoprotein — protein MRRSVKLAAVVLSGSLGIASLAACGAKSTDTASSSASGSGLKVGMAYDVGGRGDQGFNDSAAAGLDKAKADFGIQASEADAKPGEADSDKQTRLESLVSAGYNPIIAVGFVYQATVEKVAKEHPNVRFAIIDSDSPTQPSNVTSLEFTEQQSSYLAGIAAASKSKDGHIGFIGGVQSELIKKFEAGYKAGAKSVNPNIIIDTTYLTTPPDFTGFTDPAKGKAAAQGQIDDGADVIYAAAGASGTGAIQAVATTPAPTKGDQLWAIGVDTDQARQSALAAYSSHILTSALKNVNTAVYNYIQSVKNGQPLTGIQRFDLKSGGVGLATTGGHIDDIADKIQQATQAIIAGTITPPTTPPAN, from the coding sequence TTGCGCCGTTCAGTAAAGCTCGCCGCGGTTGTGCTCTCGGGTTCCCTGGGCATCGCCTCGCTCGCCGCTTGCGGCGCAAAGAGCACCGACACCGCCTCGTCCTCCGCTTCCGGCTCCGGTCTCAAGGTCGGTATGGCCTATGACGTCGGCGGTCGTGGTGACCAGGGCTTCAACGACTCGGCCGCGGCCGGTCTGGACAAGGCCAAGGCGGACTTCGGCATCCAGGCCAGCGAGGCCGACGCCAAGCCGGGTGAGGCCGACTCCGACAAGCAGACCCGTCTGGAGAGCCTGGTCTCGGCCGGCTACAACCCGATCATCGCGGTCGGCTTCGTGTACCAGGCGACCGTCGAGAAGGTCGCCAAGGAGCACCCGAACGTCCGGTTCGCGATCATCGACTCCGACTCGCCGACCCAGCCGAGCAACGTCACCTCGCTGGAGTTCACCGAGCAGCAGAGCTCCTACCTGGCCGGCATCGCCGCCGCCAGCAAGAGCAAGGACGGCCACATCGGCTTCATCGGTGGCGTGCAGTCCGAGCTGATCAAGAAGTTCGAGGCCGGTTACAAGGCCGGTGCCAAGTCGGTGAACCCGAACATCATCATCGACACCACCTACCTGACCACCCCGCCGGACTTCACCGGCTTCACCGACCCGGCCAAGGGCAAGGCCGCCGCCCAGGGCCAGATCGACGACGGCGCGGACGTCATCTACGCCGCCGCCGGCGCCTCGGGCACCGGTGCGATCCAGGCCGTGGCCACCACCCCGGCCCCCACCAAGGGTGACCAGCTCTGGGCCATCGGCGTCGACACCGACCAGGCCAGGCAGTCCGCCCTGGCGGCCTACTCCAGCCACATCCTGACCTCTGCGCTGAAGAACGTGAACACCGCGGTCTACAACTACATCCAGAGCGTCAAGAACGGTCAGCCGCTCACCGGCATCCAGCGCTTCGACCTGAAGTCGGGCGGTGTCGGCCTGGCCACCACCGGCGGTCACATCGACGACATCGCCGACAAGATCCAGCAGGCCACCCAGGCGATCATCGCGGGCACCATCACCCCGCCGACCACGCCGCCGGCCAACTGA